A stretch of Oryza brachyantha chromosome 4, ObraRS2, whole genome shotgun sequence DNA encodes these proteins:
- the LOC102704051 gene encoding ABC transporter B family member 19-like, with the protein MADSAATAGDGKVEKAANGGVGAGCDAAGEGKKRADQAVAFHELFTFADRWDLVLMAAGSLGALAHGAAMPLFFLLFGDLINGFGKNQTDLRTMTDEVSKYALYFVYLGLVVCVSSYAEIACWMYSGERQVIALRKAYLDAVLRQDVGFFDTDARTGDIVFGVSTDTLLVQDAIGEKVGNFIHYIATFLAGLVVGFVAAWRLALLSVAVIPAIAFAGGLYAYTLTGLTSKSRESYANAGVVAEQAIAQVRTVYSFVGESKALNSYSEAIQNTLKLGYKAGMAKGLGIGCTYGIACMSWALVFWYAGVFIRNGQTDGGKAFTAIFSAIVGGMSLGQAFSNLGAFSKGKIAGYKLLEVIRQKPSIVNDHKDGKLLAEVHGNIEFKDVTFSYPSRPDVMIFRDFSLFFPAAKTVAVVGGSGSGKSTVVALIERFYDPNEGQVLLDNVDIKTLQLRWLRDQIGLVNQEPALFATTIRDNILYGKPDATHSEVEAAATASNAHSFISLLPNGYNTMVGERGIQLSGGQKQRIAIARAMLKNPKILLLDEATSALDADSENIVQEALDRLMTGRTTVVVAHRLSTIRNVNMIAVIQQGQVVETGTHDELLAKGSSGAYASLIRFQEMAQNRDLGGASTRRSRSMHLTSSLSTKSLSLRSGSLRNLSYQYSTGADGRIEMISNADNDRKYPAPRGYFFKLLKLNAPEWPYAVLGAVGSVLSGFIGPTFAIVMGEMLDVFYYRDPNEMEKKTKLYVFIYIGTGLYAVVAYLVQHYFFSIMGENLTTRVRRMMLSAILRNEVGWFDEEENNSSLVAARLAVDAADVKSAIAERISVILQNMTSLMTSFIVGFIIEWRVALLILATFPLLVLANFAQQLSMKGFAGDTAKAHAKSSMVAGEGVSNIRTVAAFNAQNKILSLFSHELRIPEQQILHRSQISGLLFGLSQLCLYSSEALILWYGSHLVRSHGSTFSKVIKVFVVLVVTANSVAETVSLAPEIVRGGESIRSIFGILNRATKIEPDDPETERLTAISGDIELRHVDFAYPARPDIQIFKDFNLKIKAGRSQALVGASGSGKSTVIALIERFYDPTGGKVTIDGKDIRKVNLKSLRLKIGLVQQEPVLFAASILENIAYGKDGATEEEVIEAAKTANVHGFVNQLPNGYKTAVGERGVQLSGGQKQRIAIARAVLKDPAILLLDEATSALDAESECVLQEALERLMKGRTTVLVAHRLSTIRGVDRIAVVQDGRIVEHGSHSELVSRPEGAYTRLLQLQHNHA; encoded by the exons atggcggactcggcggcgacggccggggaCGGGAAGGTGGAGAAGGCGGCGAACGGTGGGGTGGGCGCGGGGTGCGacgcggcgggggaggggaaaaagagggCGGACCAGGCGGTGGCGTTCCACGAGCTGTTCACGTTCGCGGACAGGTGGGACCTGGTGCTCATGGCGGCGGGGAGCCTTGGCGCGCTCGCCCACGGCGCCGCCATGCCGCTCTTCTTCCTGCTGTTCGGGGACCTCATCAACGGCTTCGGCAAGAACCAGACCGACCTCCGCACCATGACCGACGAGGTCTCCAAG TACGCCCTCTACTTCGTCTACCTCGGACTCGTGGTGTGCGTCTCCTCATACGCAG AGATCGCGTGCTGGATGTACTCCGGGGAGCGGCAGGTGATCGCGCTGCGGAAGGCGTACCTGGACGCCGTGCTCCGGCAGGACGTCGGGTTCTTCGACACGGACGCGCGCACGGGGGACATCGTGTTCGGCGTCTCCACCGACACGCTGCTCGTGCAGGACGCGATCGGGGAGAAGGTCGGCAACTTCATCCACTACATCGCCACCTTCCTCGCCGGGCTGGTCGTCGGGTTCGTCGCGGCGTGGCGCCTCGCGCTGCTCAGCGTGGCCGTCATCCCGGCCATCGCCTTCGCCGGTGGCCTGTACGCCTACACGCTCACCGGGCTCACCTCCAAGAGCAGGGAGTCCTACGCCAATGCCGGCGTCGTCGCAGAGCAG GCAATTGCTCAAGTTAGAACAGTTTACTCATTTGTTGGGGAGAGCAAAGCACTAAATTCGTACTCTGAAGCAATTCAGAATACCTTGAAGCTTGGCTACAAAGCTGGGATGGCGAAAGGTCTGGGTATTGggtgtacatatggtataGCATGCATGTCATGGGCATTGGTATTCTGGTATGCTGGTGTCTTCATCAGGAATGGGCAGACTGATGGTGGCAAAGCTTTTACAGCTATCTTCTCTGCGATTGTTGGTGGCAT GAGTCTTGGCCAGGCATTCTCAAATCTTGGAGCCTTCAGCAAAGGGAAGATTGCTGGTTACAAATTGTTAGAGGTCATTCGCCAGAAACCCTCCATAGTTAATGATCATAAGGATGGGAAATTGCTGGCAGAGGTCCATGGAAATATAGAATTCAAAGATGTTACTTTCAGTTATCCGTCAAGGCCTGATGTTATGATCTTTCGGgacttctctcttttcttccctGCTGCGAAAACTGTTGCGGTAGTTGGAGGAAGTGGGTCTGGCAAGAGCACTGTTGTGGCTTTGATAGAAAGATTTTATGATCCTAATGAAG GCCAGGTTTTGCTTGACAATGTTGACATTAAGACACTCCAGTTGAGGTGGCTGAGAGATCAGATTGGTCTTGTAAACCAAGAACCTGCACTTTTTGCAACAACTATACGCGATAATATACTGTATGGAAAGCCTGATGCTACACATTCAGAAGTTGAGGCTGCAGCAACTGCATCCAATGCTCATAGTTTTATATCTCTTCTTCCGAATGGTTACAACACGATG GTAGGGGAACGAGGAATTCAGCTGTCTGGCGGTCAAAAACAGCGTATTGCAATAGCTCGTGCAATGCTGAAGAACCCTAAGATACTGCTCCTTGATGAAGCTACAAGTGCTCTAGACGCAGATTCAGAAAACATTGTCCAAGAAGCACTAGACCGGCTAATGACTGGAAGGACAACGGTAGTTGTTGCCCACCGTCTTTCCACTATAAGAAATGTTAACATGATCGCAGTCATCCAGCAAGGCCAAGTTGTTGAGACTGGGACGCATGATGAACTTCTAGCAAAAGGGAGCTCCGGAGCATATGCATCCCTGATTCGTTTCCAAGAAATGGCACAAAACAGGGATCTTGGTGGTGCATCTACCCGCAGGTCACGCTCGATGCACCTGACCAGTTCACTTTCCACAAAATCTCTCAGCCTCAGGTCTGGTAGTCTAAGGAATCTGAGCTATCAGTACAGTACTGGGGCAGATGGCCGCATTGAGATGATTTCGAATGCAGATAATGACCGTAAATACCCAGCACCACGAGGTTACTTCTTCAAGCTCCTGAAACTGAATGCTCCTGAATGGCCTTATGCAGTGTTGGGTGCCGTTGGTTCTGTGCTATCTGGATTCATTGGTCCAACATTCGCCATTGTTATGGGAGAAATGCTTGATGTGTTCTACTACAGGGACCCCAAtgaaatggaaaagaaaactaagTTGTATGTTTTCATCTATATTGGCACCGGCCTATATGCGGTTGTTGCTTATCTTGTACAGCATTACTTCTTCAGCATCATGGGAGAAAATCTTACAACCAGGGTTAGGAGGATGATGCTTTCTG CAATACTTAGGAATGAAGTTGGTTGGTTCGATGAAGAAGAGAACAACTCAAGTCTTGTGGCTGCTCGTCTAGCTGTTGATGCAGCTGATGTAAAGTCTGCAATAGCCGAGAGGATATCAGTGATTCTGCAGAACATGACCTCCCTTATGACATCGTTCATTGTTGGATTTATCATCGAGTGGAGGGTAGCGCTGCTTATTCTGGCCACTTTCCCTCTTCTTGTGCTTGCTAACTTTGCCCAG CAACTTTCGATGAAGGGCTTCGCTGGTGACACAGCAAAGGCACATGCCAAGAGCAGCATGGTTGCCGGTGAAGGAGTGAGCAATATTCGCACTGTGGCAGCATTCAACGCTCAAAACAAGATCCTTTCTCTGTTCAGTCATGAACTACGTATACCCGAGCAGCAGATCCTCCATCGCAGCCAGATCTCAGGCCTTCTGTTTGGCCTCTCACAGCTCTGCTTGTACTCGTCAGAAGCGCTCATTCTATGGTATGGCTCTCATCTGGTCCGGTCTCACGGATCCACCTTCTCCAAGGTCATCAAGGTCTTTGTTGTCCTTGTTGTGACTGCCAACTCCGTTGCCGAGACAGTCAGCCTCGCCCCGGAGATCGTCCGTGGCGGCGAGTCTATCCGCTCCATCTTTGGTATCCTCAACAGGGCGACAAAAATCGAACCTGATGATCCAGAGACAGAGCGACTCACAGCAATCTCTGGGGACATTGAGCTTCGACATGTTGACTTTGCCTATCCGGCTCGCCCTGACATCCAAATCTTCAAGGACTTCAACCTGAAAATTAAAGCTGGGCGCAGCCAAGCTCTAGTTGGAGCCAGTGGGTCTGGTAAGAGCACAGTCATTGCTCTCATCGAACGGTTCTATGATCCGACTGGGGGCAAAGTCACCATTGACGGCAAGGACATCAGGAAGGTGAACTTGAAGTCGTTGCGGCTGAAGATAGGGCTGGTGCAGCAGGAGCCTGTCCTTTTCGCAGCCAGCATTCTTGAGAACATTGCCTATGGCAAAgacggcgcgacggaggaggaggtgatcGAGGCGGCGAAGACGGCCAACGTGCACGGCTTCGTCAACCAGCTGCCCAACGGCTACAAGACGGCGGTCGGCGAGCGGGGCGTGCAGCTGTCCGGCGGCCAGAAGCAGCGGATCGCCATTGCCAGGGCGGTGCTCAAGGACCCGGCCATCCTGCTGCTGGACGAGGCGACGAGCGCGCTGGACGCCGAGTCGGAGTGCGTGCTGCAGGAGGCCCTGGAGCGGCTGATGAAGGGGCGGACCACCGTGCTGGTGGCGCACCGCCTGTCGACCATCCGAGGCGTCGACCGGATCGCCGTCGTGCAGGACGGGCGGATCGTCGAGCACGGCAGCCACTCCGAGCTCGTGTCGCGGCCGGAGGGGGCGTACACgcggctgctgcagctgcagcacaaCCATGCCTGA